The Flammeovirga yaeyamensis genome segment ATGTTCGAGGTATAAAACACGGTGAAATGACCCATTATTATAAAAATGGAACGTTAGCAAAGAAAGAAACTTATAATAAAGGTGTCTTGATCGTGGAGGAAGTGGAGTATTACCCCAACGGTCAATTGAAATTGATTAAGATGCATCCTTTTAATTCTAAAAATGTCGAAATTAAAAATGCTTGGAATAAAGAAGGCAAACAAACAGTTCTAGATGGAAAGGGCGTTCTGGATTACATTTCTTGGGATGGAATTCATACTGCTAAAGGAAAAGTAAAAAATGGAAATAAGGTAGGTGAATGGATCGGAAAAAATAACCTATTGTCTTTTACATATACCGAAAAGTATGATGCTCATGGTAAATTGATGTCTGGAGTATCTATCAAAAACCAAAAAGAATTTACCTATTTCCAACTCACAGAAGAACCAAAGCATGAGAAAGGAAAGTATCATGTTTATCGTTCTATTGCTCATGTGATAAAATATCCAAGAGAAGCTAAAAATGGTGAGGTTAAAGGGAAGGTATATACAAGAATGTACATCAGTGAAAAAGGAGATGCCTATAACTTTAAAGTAGTAGAAGGTATTGGTCCAAGATGTGATAAAGAAGCTTTTAGAGTGATATCTCTAGTATTTAAAGATGCTAATATGATACCCGCTAAAACAAGAGGAGTAGCATTCGAAAGTGTTTACATTTTTCCTTTATCATTTAAAGTCGGTTTGGAGTAATATATTTTGAAATCTAATTGATTGATTAAATATCAAAAAGTGCTTTTCTAATTAAAGAGAAGCACTTTTTTGTTGATTAACAGAATAGATTATTGCTCAAAAGTCCAATTCAACCTTTGAATTCCTGTTTTTATATCCTCGTCCATCATAAAATATTTCCATAAAAGTCCAGTTCTGTAATTTTCAATCATAGTGATAATCGGTCCTTGATCAATGGCTAAATAAGATTCAGCATACCAATCGTTGTTGGATAGGTTGTAGGCATCTTTAAAGCCATATTCACCCCATAGTTTAGGTTTTGTCTCATATAAGTGTCGCATTACCTCAAGAGATTCTTTTGGAGTATAAACAATCGACGATAAAGCTGCCGTTGGAGAAATTGTACCATTATCTAAGTTGGTCGTTGGTTCATGTGCCATATACCCACGGAAAGGGTCATCACTAGCGGTTAAACCCCATTCTTTTTCTCCATAATTAGGGTATTTATCTTTCTGATTGATACACCAAAGTCTATTCTCTAAAGTTCTTTCTTTCATTAATTGAAAGTATGATTTTTCTGAATTTCCGTCTTTAAACTTAGGATCTAAACCAATATAAGAGTAATGTGCCCAGAACAACGGTTTGGCAGAATCTTTCTCTAAGCTTAATTGATATCGATCCGTACCATTTTCCCAGCACGATTTATAAATACTAGGATCAATTTGATGTGTTGGTGAGGCTGCTGCCAATAAATACACAATTTGCGTTTCGTTAAAACCATATAAAGGCATATTCATTTGGAAGTCATAGTTTGGAGACCAGTGCCAATATAAATTTTCAGTACCGTTTCTATACCAATCCCAATCGACACCTTCCCATAAAGAAGTTGCCAATTTTCTAAGTTCTTTTTCTTCCTCATTATTCTGATTGAAATAATTACGAGAGGTAATAATTCCTTGAACTAGAAATGCGGTTTCCACTAAATCTCCACCATTATCTTTTTTAGAAAATGAAAATGCTTTACCTGTAGATCCATCGTACCAATGTGGAAATGCACCATGAAACTGATCTGATTTGTTTAGAAACTCATAGATTTGAATCAATCGTTTTGTTCCTTCTTCTCGAGTAATATATCCACGTTCTATACCTACAATAATGGCCATAATCCCAAATCCAGAACCGCCTGTGGTAACAATATCGTCATTACCATTGCTACGTTCCCTTGCTAATCCCGCAAGCGGATGTCCATAATCCCAGAAATATTTAAAAGTTTGTTTTTGGACAGTTTCCATTAATTCTTCATCAGAAAGCTTTTCTTGATTTTGTTCATCTTCATTGCA includes the following:
- a CDS encoding glucoamylase family protein, with amino-acid sequence MKKYLWTSLLFIFTSFLLWGCNEDEQNQEKLSDEELMETVQKQTFKYFWDYGHPLAGLARERSNGNDDIVTTGGSGFGIMAIIVGIERGYITREEGTKRLIQIYEFLNKSDQFHGAFPHWYDGSTGKAFSFSKKDNGGDLVETAFLVQGIITSRNYFNQNNEEEKELRKLATSLWEGVDWDWYRNGTENLYWHWSPNYDFQMNMPLYGFNETQIVYLLAAASPTHQIDPSIYKSCWENGTDRYQLSLEKDSAKPLFWAHYSYIGLDPKFKDGNSEKSYFQLMKERTLENRLWCINQKDKYPNYGEKEWGLTASDDPFRGYMAHEPTTNLDNGTISPTAALSSIVYTPKESLEVMRHLYETKPKLWGEYGFKDAYNLSNNDWYAESYLAIDQGPIITMIENYRTGLLWKYFMMDEDIKTGIQRLNWTFEQ
- a CDS encoding energy transducer TonB; amino-acid sequence: MKPTLRLLLFSLLLTSYSVNAQSDYISIYLDKNELECTRKTDAKSIAKIRLSTERNVLDSVYVYYLDGNIKSKGTYLKYVRGIKHGEMTHYYKNGTLAKKETYNKGVLIVEEVEYYPNGQLKLIKMHPFNSKNVEIKNAWNKEGKQTVLDGKGVLDYISWDGIHTAKGKVKNGNKVGEWIGKNNLLSFTYTEKYDAHGKLMSGVSIKNQKEFTYFQLTEEPKHEKGKYHVYRSIAHVIKYPREAKNGEVKGKVYTRMYISEKGDAYNFKVVEGIGPRCDKEAFRVISLVFKDANMIPAKTRGVAFESVYIFPLSFKVGLE